A single region of the Latilactobacillus curvatus JCM 1096 = DSM 20019 genome encodes:
- the tpiA gene encoding triose-phosphate isomerase codes for MRKPIIAGNWKMNMNPTQTTEFVNAIKANLPKFDQTESVIGAPAVDLPALLEAAKGTDLKVAAENCYFEDAGAFTGETSPKTLNEMGVDYVIIGHSERRDYFHETDEDINKKAHAIFKNNMTPIFCCGESLETREAGKAEEWVSNQVTEGLKGLSADQVSSMVIAYEPIWAIGTGKTASADQAQEICAVVRQTVAKLYDQTVADKVRIQYGGSVKPANVKEIMGKEDIDGGLVGGASMEPASFLDLVHFND; via the coding sequence ATGCGTAAACCAATCATTGCTGGTAACTGGAAAATGAACATGAACCCAACTCAAACAACTGAGTTCGTGAATGCTATCAAAGCCAACTTACCTAAGTTTGATCAAACAGAATCAGTTATCGGTGCACCTGCTGTTGACTTACCTGCTTTATTAGAAGCAGCTAAAGGCACAGACTTAAAAGTTGCTGCTGAAAACTGTTACTTCGAAGATGCTGGTGCATTCACTGGCGAAACTTCACCAAAAACATTGAATGAAATGGGTGTTGATTATGTCATCATCGGTCATTCAGAACGTCGTGATTACTTCCACGAAACTGATGAAGATATCAATAAAAAAGCACACGCAATCTTCAAAAACAACATGACACCTATCTTCTGTTGTGGCGAATCACTTGAAACACGTGAAGCTGGCAAAGCTGAAGAATGGGTTTCAAACCAAGTAACAGAAGGTCTTAAAGGCCTTTCAGCTGACCAAGTTAGCTCAATGGTCATTGCTTACGAACCAATCTGGGCAATCGGTACTGGTAAAACTGCTTCTGCTGACCAAGCACAAGAAATCTGTGCTGTTGTTCGTCAAACAGTTGCTAAGTTATACGACCAAACAGTTGCTGACAAAGTTCGTATCCAATACGGTGGTTCAGTTAAACCTGCAAATGTTAAAGAAATCATGGGCAAAGAAGACATCGATGGTGGTTTAGTTGGTGGCGCAAGTATGGAACCTGCTTCATTCTTAGACTTAGTTCACTTTAACGACTAA
- the eno gene encoding phosphopyruvate hydratase, with protein MSIITDILGREVLDSRGNPTVEVEVYTEDGGFGRAIVPSGASTGEHEAVELRDGDKSRFGGKGVLKAVENVNGPLAKEIIGFDATDQRGIDAAMIQLDGTENKGKLGANAILGISLAAARAAADELGLPLYEYLGGPNAHVLPTPMMNVINGGAHSDNKVDFQEFMIMPVGAKSVREAIRMGSETFQALKSLLSADGKVTSVGDEGGFAPDFANNEEPLQYLIKAIEKAGYKPGEDISIAIDVASSELWNNEDKTYKLRWSTGEEFTTPEFVKYLEGLVAKYPIISIEDPIDENNWEDWASITKELGEKVQLVGDDFFVTNTDYLRKGIKMGAANSILVKVNQIGTLTESLEAIEMAKEAGYTAVVSHRSGETEDTTIADLVVATNAGQIKTGSMSRTDRLAKYNQLMRIEEQLGDTASYKGINSFYNIKK; from the coding sequence ATGTCAATTATTACTGATATTTTAGGTCGCGAAGTTTTAGACTCACGTGGCAATCCTACTGTCGAAGTTGAAGTTTACACAGAAGATGGCGGCTTTGGTCGCGCAATCGTTCCTTCAGGTGCTTCAACTGGTGAACATGAAGCTGTTGAATTACGTGACGGCGACAAATCACGTTTTGGTGGCAAAGGTGTTTTAAAAGCTGTTGAAAACGTTAATGGTCCTCTTGCAAAAGAAATCATTGGTTTCGACGCTACAGATCAACGCGGTATCGATGCTGCTATGATTCAATTAGATGGTACAGAAAACAAAGGTAAATTAGGCGCTAACGCAATCTTAGGTATTTCATTAGCTGCTGCACGTGCTGCTGCTGACGAATTAGGCTTACCATTGTACGAATATCTTGGCGGCCCTAACGCTCACGTATTACCAACACCAATGATGAACGTTATCAACGGTGGTGCTCACTCAGATAACAAAGTTGATTTCCAAGAATTCATGATTATGCCTGTTGGTGCTAAATCTGTACGCGAAGCTATCCGTATGGGTTCAGAAACTTTCCAAGCATTGAAGAGTCTTTTATCAGCTGACGGTAAAGTTACTTCTGTTGGTGATGAAGGTGGTTTCGCACCTGACTTCGCAAACAACGAAGAACCTTTACAATACTTGATCAAAGCTATTGAAAAAGCTGGTTACAAACCAGGCGAAGATATTTCAATCGCTATCGACGTTGCTTCATCAGAATTATGGAACAACGAAGACAAGACATACAAATTACGTTGGTCAACTGGGGAAGAATTCACAACACCTGAATTCGTTAAATACCTTGAAGGCTTAGTTGCTAAATACCCAATCATTTCAATCGAAGATCCTATCGATGAAAACAACTGGGAAGACTGGGCATCAATCACTAAAGAACTTGGCGAAAAAGTTCAACTTGTTGGTGATGACTTCTTCGTAACAAACACTGATTACCTACGTAAGGGTATCAAGATGGGCGCTGCTAACTCAATTCTTGTTAAAGTTAACCAAATCGGTACATTAACAGAATCATTAGAAGCAATCGAAATGGCTAAAGAAGCTGGCTACACAGCTGTTGTTTCACATCGTTCAGGTGAAACTGAAGATACAACAATCGCTGACTTAGTTGTTGCTACAAACGCTGGCCAAATCAAGACAGGTTCAATGAGCCGTACTGATCGTTTAGCTAAGTACAACCAATTAATGCGTATTGAAGAACAATTAGGCGATACAGCTTCATACAAAGGTATCAACTCATTCTACAATATCAAAAAATAA
- a CDS encoding BglG family transcription antiterminator, whose translation MKLVRKPNDGIYFTGDVATLANHLEKKANDRPQSKEERCHCILAKLLLGSASITIQQLSNTLYVSRSTVENDLKKVKQKLAQFGLQLAITHTGLSLIGSEHQKRQATVELISQYWGKRTEAKELNGQLVRHAQLPDNLNQLFEPALIKNILTALTELIEKSTLSFTDYEFQSLAIHLMMPAPTGGSNGAQPVVTPFIAETQLLVQILERRFELTIPDFEQEYLNRHLVTVQSKDTSVQTIQTELRQSVGLPQLLRQQLAQLAVDEELIQGLAVHLSSALRRLAMGLSINNPYTDEIRQNFPQAFDQAVLLKPVLENQYQIQMNEDELAFISLHFEAFFERHSEDARLSVVVVCSSGIGTSQLLGQRLAKTFAQELRITRIIALGELLATPIKESLVISTIAIKGLSVSVIEVSPLLNRHDIGIIRQMITEQPTPTNHLVALLQPELTIVTQEQLTDQGAIELICQRLIDQGYAKPTVVQAALAREALASTALGRVALPHADSQLITKPAIGLLIAPQSINWQHNDKVQLVFFMALNETVHGQMRAIYHDLDQLIETPRLLKQVAQASDGTAALAILAQLNQKN comes from the coding sequence GTGAAACTCGTTCGAAAACCGAATGACGGTATTTATTTTACCGGGGATGTCGCGACATTAGCCAATCATCTTGAAAAAAAGGCCAATGATCGTCCCCAATCCAAGGAAGAACGCTGTCATTGCATTCTGGCTAAATTATTATTAGGTTCAGCATCGATTACGATTCAACAACTTTCTAATACCCTATACGTGAGTCGGAGTACAGTCGAGAATGATTTGAAAAAGGTAAAGCAAAAACTCGCGCAATTCGGTCTTCAATTGGCAATCACGCATACCGGTTTATCCTTAATCGGTTCTGAGCATCAAAAGCGGCAAGCAACGGTGGAGTTAATCAGTCAGTATTGGGGAAAACGGACTGAGGCTAAAGAGTTAAATGGACAGTTAGTGCGTCATGCTCAATTACCGGATAATCTGAATCAACTGTTTGAACCAGCCTTGATTAAAAACATACTCACAGCTTTAACGGAATTAATTGAAAAAAGTACGCTATCATTTACTGATTACGAGTTTCAGTCGTTAGCGATTCATCTGATGATGCCAGCACCAACTGGTGGAAGCAATGGAGCCCAACCAGTGGTGACACCGTTCATTGCCGAAACACAGCTGTTAGTACAGATTTTAGAACGGCGATTTGAATTGACAATTCCGGATTTTGAACAGGAATATCTCAACCGTCATTTAGTAACGGTCCAATCGAAGGATACATCTGTTCAAACTATCCAGACCGAGTTGCGGCAATCAGTCGGGCTGCCACAACTATTACGGCAACAGCTTGCTCAATTAGCAGTTGATGAGGAATTAATTCAGGGGTTGGCGGTTCATTTAAGTTCGGCACTTCGCCGGCTTGCAATGGGATTGAGTATTAATAACCCATATACTGATGAAATTCGCCAGAATTTTCCGCAAGCCTTTGATCAAGCAGTATTACTAAAGCCGGTGCTTGAAAATCAGTATCAGATTCAAATGAATGAGGACGAATTAGCCTTTATTAGTTTACACTTTGAAGCTTTTTTTGAACGACATTCAGAAGATGCACGCTTGAGTGTTGTGGTGGTTTGTAGTAGTGGCATTGGGACATCGCAATTATTAGGGCAACGGTTGGCCAAAACGTTTGCTCAAGAATTACGGATTACTCGTATTATTGCCTTGGGAGAACTACTTGCAACCCCGATTAAGGAATCGCTAGTCATCAGTACGATTGCGATTAAAGGTTTGTCAGTGTCGGTGATTGAAGTCAGTCCTTTGTTAAATCGGCATGATATTGGAATCATTCGCCAGATGATTACTGAACAACCGACGCCTACCAATCACTTAGTAGCTTTATTGCAACCCGAACTGACAATTGTCACGCAAGAGCAGTTAACGGATCAAGGCGCAATTGAATTAATTTGTCAGCGGCTCATTGATCAAGGGTATGCAAAGCCAACGGTTGTCCAGGCAGCGCTGGCCCGAGAAGCTTTAGCAAGTACGGCACTTGGTCGAGTAGCTTTACCGCATGCGGATTCACAATTAATTACCAAGCCAGCCATTGGGTTGCTGATTGCACCCCAAAGTATTAATTGGCAACACAACGACAAAGTGCAGCTCGTCTTCTTTATGGCCTTGAACGAAACTGTTCATGGCCAAATGCGGGCGATTTATCATGATTTAGACCAATTGATTGAAACCCCCCGTCTTTTAAAGCAAGTCGCACAAGCATCTGATGGGACGGCTGCCCTCGCCATCTTGGCACAATTGAATCAGAAAAATTAG
- a CDS encoding PTS sugar transporter subunit IIA: protein MKEFDVENIFTDIVVGDDKPTALATLAQLFADKNGLDRVALTAGFNAREAESTTGFGNGVAIPHAKVAGLTQPVVGIVTFETGVDWEALDDAPVEIAIALIMPLDDPNKTHLKVLSKFARKLMDDAFIHNLKQNRHDAMALYTLVNDEIEFN from the coding sequence ATGAAAGAATTTGATGTTGAAAATATTTTTACAGATATCGTTGTTGGGGATGATAAACCGACGGCATTAGCAACACTAGCGCAATTATTTGCTGATAAGAATGGGTTAGATCGGGTTGCATTAACCGCGGGATTCAATGCGCGTGAAGCTGAGAGCACAACTGGTTTTGGGAATGGGGTGGCGATTCCACACGCGAAAGTGGCGGGATTAACTCAACCAGTTGTCGGAATTGTCACGTTTGAAACTGGTGTTGATTGGGAAGCATTAGATGACGCACCAGTTGAAATCGCGATTGCCCTAATTATGCCGCTCGATGACCCTAATAAGACGCATTTAAAAGTGTTGTCGAAGTTTGCGCGCAAGTTGATGGATGACGCTTTTATTCATAATTTGAAGCAAAATCGGCATGATGCAATGGCACTCTACACGTTAGTTAACGATGAAATCGAATTTAACTAG
- a CDS encoding PTS fructose transporter subunit IIC: MKKFVGITKCPVGIAHTYMAAEKLQKAGQARGYEVKIETQGASGVEDELSAADVADADFVIIAADVAVDGEERFNGKPVLYAKTAEAIKDSDTLIEKALTAGIYGKNQPKTEAKQEDSHEQSPIIKQLLNGVSHMIPFVVVGGLFIALSIAIGGHPTKAGMVIPPHTIWSSMNQIGTIGFTLMIPILAGYIAYAISGRAALAPAMIGAMVANNTDILGTKAGTGFIGAIIVGFAAGYLVKWFNSWPVPKDLWPVMPIFVIPLLGVGIISAVLILVLGAPISWLMTALQDMLTALSQNPETSVILGVVIGAMVAIDMGGPVNKVAFLFGVASITAGHPQIMGAVACAVAVPPLALGIATFVRRDLYTEEEKSAGIPAILMGLIGITEGAIPFATANPKQVFPSIIAGSAVASAVGMVFKITDAVPHGGPIVGVLGATNNIGLFFLSILAGVAVAVAILITFKVRKARKA, translated from the coding sequence ATGAAAAAGTTTGTTGGGATTACAAAATGTCCAGTTGGGATTGCCCATACTTATATGGCAGCTGAAAAACTGCAAAAAGCCGGGCAAGCTCGCGGATATGAAGTTAAGATTGAAACACAAGGCGCTTCAGGGGTAGAGGATGAATTAAGCGCCGCAGATGTGGCTGATGCCGATTTCGTGATTATTGCCGCTGACGTTGCCGTTGATGGGGAAGAACGGTTTAATGGCAAGCCAGTACTATATGCGAAGACCGCTGAAGCTATTAAAGATTCTGATACACTGATTGAAAAAGCACTAACGGCAGGTATTTATGGCAAGAATCAGCCGAAAACAGAAGCTAAACAAGAGGACAGTCATGAACAAAGTCCAATTATTAAGCAATTATTAAATGGGGTTTCCCATATGATTCCGTTTGTCGTTGTCGGTGGGTTGTTTATTGCCTTGTCAATCGCGATTGGTGGGCATCCGACTAAAGCAGGAATGGTGATTCCACCACATACCATTTGGAGTAGTATGAATCAGATTGGGACGATTGGTTTTACCTTAATGATTCCAATTCTCGCTGGTTATATCGCTTATGCTATTTCGGGGCGTGCAGCTTTAGCACCCGCAATGATCGGTGCAATGGTCGCCAACAATACAGACATCCTTGGTACAAAAGCCGGGACTGGATTTATTGGTGCGATTATCGTTGGTTTTGCGGCTGGTTACTTGGTTAAATGGTTTAATTCATGGCCCGTACCAAAAGATTTATGGCCAGTGATGCCAATTTTTGTCATTCCGTTATTAGGGGTTGGGATTATCTCAGCCGTTTTAATTCTCGTTTTAGGCGCACCTATTTCATGGTTGATGACGGCACTACAAGATATGTTAACGGCCCTTTCACAAAATCCAGAAACGAGTGTGATTCTTGGCGTTGTGATTGGTGCGATGGTCGCGATTGATATGGGTGGCCCAGTTAATAAAGTGGCCTTCTTATTCGGGGTGGCATCGATTACGGCTGGACATCCACAAATCATGGGTGCTGTTGCTTGTGCCGTTGCTGTTCCACCATTGGCATTGGGGATTGCAACATTTGTTCGTCGCGATCTTTATACAGAAGAAGAAAAATCAGCTGGGATTCCAGCTATCTTAATGGGCTTGATTGGGATTACTGAAGGCGCCATTCCATTTGCAACAGCTAACCCAAAACAAGTTTTCCCAAGTATCATTGCTGGTTCAGCAGTTGCTAGTGCAGTCGGGATGGTCTTCAAAATCACCGATGCAGTGCCACATGGTGGCCCAATCGTTGGGGTGTTAGGTGCAACCAATAATATTGGTTTGTTCTTCCTCTCAATTTTGGCAGGGGTTGCTGTTGCGGTCGCAATTTTAATCACATTTAAAGTACGAAAAGCACGGAAAGCTTAA
- the argR gene encoding arginine repressor: MKKGDRQARIEQIINQQVVSTQEDLLATLKQDGIDATQATISRDIREMQIVKARDVNGELRYTIFHDDERTQTQKLKDKLREVALSITQVQMLNVIKTLPSNGNLLAALIDDLGYPEVVGTLAGHDTIVIISPSEELAAELNERFAQHLATAR; this comes from the coding sequence GTGAAAAAAGGAGATCGCCAAGCACGAATCGAACAAATCATTAATCAGCAAGTTGTTTCGACGCAAGAGGATTTATTAGCAACGTTGAAACAAGATGGGATTGATGCAACGCAAGCGACCATTTCACGTGATATTCGGGAGATGCAAATCGTTAAGGCACGGGATGTGAACGGTGAGCTCCGCTATACGATTTTTCACGATGACGAACGCACCCAAACTCAGAAATTAAAAGATAAACTGCGTGAAGTGGCTTTGTCCATTACACAAGTGCAAATGTTAAACGTAATTAAGACGCTCCCAAGTAACGGGAATTTATTAGCAGCCTTAATCGATGATTTGGGGTACCCAGAAGTTGTCGGGACGCTGGCGGGTCACGATACGATTGTTATCATTAGCCCTAGTGAGGAACTAGCAGCCGAATTAAACGAACGTTTCGCACAACATCTAGCAACAGCGAGATAA
- a CDS encoding RluA family pseudouridine synthase has translation MIIYQKKVTLAPDFSPMSVRGLLNHWLVPQKMQHFLRINQDILVNGHYLAFNRHVEAGDQITMNFSEVSVKVQDYELDERQSFSVLYEDDDLLVVNKPAGIKTHPNGPGENFTLMNQVAAYLAKQDKKAYMVHRIDQATSGVLLIGKTPIVIGILNRQLSQKTMSRQYIAIANDPEQTLLEHATINLPIGVDPYNKRKRTIDYITGLSAVTHYQLLHRKGPAATLAVNLETGRTHQIRLHLAADGHPILGDPLYFPTDSTQRLLLHGQTLRYTEPFTDEQRTVTAPIPDIFNQYVD, from the coding sequence ATGATAATTTACCAAAAAAAAGTGACTTTAGCGCCCGACTTTAGTCCGATGTCTGTCCGCGGCCTGCTGAATCACTGGTTAGTGCCGCAAAAAATGCAACATTTCTTGCGGATTAATCAAGATATTTTGGTCAACGGACATTATCTCGCCTTCAACCGACACGTTGAAGCTGGCGATCAAATTACGATGAACTTCTCAGAAGTTTCCGTTAAGGTCCAAGACTACGAACTTGATGAACGGCAATCTTTTTCCGTTTTATACGAAGATGATGATTTACTGGTCGTCAATAAACCGGCGGGGATTAAAACCCATCCGAACGGTCCTGGTGAAAACTTCACCCTAATGAACCAAGTGGCGGCCTATCTTGCTAAACAAGATAAAAAGGCCTACATGGTCCACCGCATCGATCAAGCAACCAGTGGCGTGCTCTTGATTGGTAAAACCCCAATCGTCATCGGCATTTTAAACCGACAGCTTAGTCAAAAAACAATGTCGCGCCAATACATCGCTATTGCTAACGATCCGGAACAAACACTCTTGGAACATGCAACGATTAACCTCCCAATTGGTGTCGATCCATACAATAAGCGCAAACGCACGATTGATTACATCACAGGTTTATCCGCAGTGACCCATTACCAATTACTGCATCGAAAAGGACCTGCAGCAACCTTGGCAGTCAACCTCGAAACAGGGCGAACACATCAAATTCGCTTGCACCTGGCGGCTGATGGTCATCCCATTTTGGGTGATCCGTTGTACTTTCCAACCGATTCAACACAGCGCCTACTACTCCACGGGCAAACGTTGCGCTACACAGAGCCCTTCACGGATGAACAAAGAACAGTAACAGCCCCCATCCCAGACATTTTTAACCAGTATGTAGATTAA
- a CDS encoding PBP1A family penicillin-binding protein codes for MNKQASPFWLAIKQFMKRVWRVIRYVWYRLQLTRWLILAVLILIFAMSSWLTFKAKTANVGEIKANLQTPTALYDIKDERAGTLYSQKGTYVDLDKISPQIQNAVLSTEDRTFYTNHGFSIKGLARAAVGLVIHHGQITGGGSTITQQLAKNAKLSQKQTFSRKFEELFLAVQITKVYSKQDILAMYLNNAYFGNGVWGVQDASKRYFGKNASELDASEGAVIAAMLRSPSFYNPADHLDNATARRNLILGLMVDNNKLTQAQADAAKKEQLVVTNTYEQSDGYRYPYYFDEVVNEAINRFGLKEEDLVKNGYKIYTALDQSQQSKMETTFKQNWLFPDNAADDTLVQGSSVAIDPKTGGVSAVVGGRGEYTIRGYSRITQMKRQPGSTIKPLAVYTPALEDGYHYDSSLEDKKQSYGTNHYIPTNPDNVYTGSMPMYQALANSTNAPAVWLLNQIGLKRGIKSVEKFGISVPKSDQNLAMALGGWQGGVSPYQMASAYTAFANNGELSETHFIRKIVDASGAVIVDNTEPSKTRIMSQKTAKEMTSMMLGVYNNGTGRYAKPNGYQVAGKSGSTEVPDSYGFGTKDQWLVGYTPDIVVATWMGYDKTDQDHFMKNTSIDGLAPIFKYEMQQLLPTTAQTDFDTEDAQSLAKKEQSGTSNELVDSIESGFKDGINKAKDTANQWYNNLKGFFN; via the coding sequence ATGAACAAGCAAGCTTCGCCGTTTTGGTTGGCGATTAAACAATTTATGAAACGCGTCTGGCGCGTGATTCGTTATGTCTGGTATCGACTACAATTGACGAGATGGCTGATTCTCGCTGTTTTAATTCTCATTTTCGCGATGAGCAGCTGGCTCACGTTTAAAGCGAAGACGGCTAACGTCGGTGAGATTAAGGCCAACTTACAAACCCCAACGGCGCTTTATGACATTAAGGATGAACGCGCGGGGACGTTATATTCGCAAAAAGGGACTTATGTCGATCTTGATAAGATATCGCCGCAGATTCAAAATGCTGTTTTGTCGACTGAAGATCGGACCTTTTATACCAATCATGGATTCAGTATTAAAGGGCTAGCACGAGCAGCAGTTGGGTTAGTGATTCATCATGGGCAGATTACCGGTGGTGGGAGTACGATTACCCAACAACTCGCCAAGAATGCCAAGTTGAGTCAGAAGCAGACGTTCTCGCGGAAGTTTGAGGAATTATTCTTAGCTGTTCAGATTACCAAGGTCTATTCCAAACAGGATATCTTAGCGATGTATTTGAATAATGCCTACTTCGGTAACGGGGTGTGGGGCGTTCAGGATGCGTCAAAACGGTATTTTGGTAAGAATGCGAGTGAATTAGATGCTAGTGAAGGCGCCGTGATTGCAGCGATGTTGCGGAGCCCTAGTTTCTATAATCCGGCTGACCATTTAGATAATGCGACTGCGCGGCGGAACTTAATTCTCGGCTTGATGGTCGATAATAACAAGTTGACGCAAGCACAAGCCGACGCTGCTAAGAAAGAGCAACTTGTCGTGACGAATACCTACGAGCAGTCGGATGGGTATCGTTATCCGTATTACTTTGATGAGGTTGTGAATGAAGCCATTAACCGCTTTGGGTTGAAAGAAGAAGACCTCGTTAAGAACGGATACAAGATCTATACTGCCCTCGACCAATCCCAACAAAGTAAGATGGAAACCACCTTTAAACAAAATTGGTTGTTCCCTGATAACGCTGCGGATGACACCTTAGTTCAAGGTAGTTCAGTTGCAATTGATCCGAAAACCGGCGGGGTATCAGCCGTCGTTGGTGGTCGTGGTGAGTATACAATCCGTGGTTATAGCCGCATTACACAGATGAAGCGTCAACCGGGATCAACCATCAAGCCATTGGCGGTTTATACGCCAGCCTTAGAAGATGGCTACCACTATGATTCATCACTTGAAGATAAGAAGCAAAGCTATGGGACTAACCACTATATACCAACGAACCCGGATAACGTTTATACCGGATCGATGCCAATGTATCAGGCGCTAGCCAACAGTACAAATGCGCCGGCGGTTTGGTTATTAAATCAAATCGGCCTCAAACGCGGCATTAAGTCGGTCGAAAAATTCGGCATTTCAGTACCCAAGAGTGACCAAAACTTGGCGATGGCTCTAGGTGGTTGGCAAGGTGGGGTTTCACCTTACCAAATGGCCAGTGCTTATACGGCTTTTGCGAATAACGGTGAATTGTCTGAAACACATTTTATTCGGAAGATTGTTGATGCGAGTGGCGCCGTGATTGTTGATAATACCGAACCATCCAAGACACGGATTATGAGCCAAAAAACAGCCAAAGAAATGACTAGCATGATGTTGGGCGTTTATAATAATGGGACTGGGCGTTATGCGAAACCCAACGGCTATCAAGTCGCAGGGAAGTCTGGTAGTACTGAAGTGCCTGATAGTTATGGCTTTGGGACCAAAGATCAATGGTTAGTCGGTTATACGCCGGATATTGTTGTTGCGACTTGGATGGGGTATGACAAGACGGATCAAGATCACTTTATGAAGAACACTAGCATTGACGGTTTAGCACCAATCTTTAAATATGAGATGCAACAACTCTTACCAACCACAGCACAGACGGACTTTGATACTGAAGATGCTCAATCGTTGGCGAAAAAAGAACAGAGTGGGACATCGAACGAATTAGTCGATTCAATTGAATCGGGTTTTAAAGATGGGATAAATAAAGCGAAAGATACAGCCAATCAATGGTATAATAATTTGAAAGGTTTTTTCAATTAA
- a CDS encoding YlbF family regulator, which translates to MTVNIYDDANQMATHLQELPQFLGLQNAFAALKKDDIAFTMFKKFQTQQMTLQQKQMQGQELTDDEIKEIQELAQKIGDIDAIKNLMEQERQLSQTMDELNQIISKPIADIYQA; encoded by the coding sequence ATGACAGTTAATATTTATGATGATGCCAACCAAATGGCAACGCACTTGCAAGAATTACCACAATTTTTAGGCTTACAAAATGCCTTTGCAGCATTGAAAAAAGACGATATTGCCTTCACAATGTTTAAGAAATTCCAAACGCAACAAATGACACTTCAACAAAAACAAATGCAAGGTCAAGAATTAACGGACGACGAAATTAAAGAAATCCAAGAACTTGCTCAAAAAATTGGGGACATCGACGCAATCAAGAACTTGATGGAACAAGAACGTCAATTAAGCCAAACAATGGATGAATTAAACCAAATCATCTCAAAACCAATCGCAGATATCTACCAAGCATAG